One window of Sinorhizobium numidicum genomic DNA carries:
- a CDS encoding MacB family efflux pump subunit, with protein MAALISLKDLSKTFFNGDLAVEVLHNISLDIEAGEFVAIIGQSGSGKSTLMNILGCLDQPTSGDYLIDGENVAGFNGNELAALRRRTFGFVFQAYNLIPTASAQENVEVPAVYAGVSAQDRHERAQALLESLKLGDRLDHRPSQLSGGQQQRVSIARALMNGGRVILADEPTGALDSQSGEEVLALLREMNEDGHTVIVITHSREVAEQADRLIEIRDGRIIADRTKKGRANPDAAVGLAQRTREGFAAIADVSEAVKMAMRALRANLFRTILTLLGIVIGVGSVVAMLAIGTGAQDFVLSRISSMGSDLLLVRPSMANFRGSAGGSNVTLVPADADAILGVPNVAFAVPEMTTTVTLRRGNIDYQTTANGTAPQFTEAKSWSIGRGEFINRNDMEGYAPVAVLGQTVVKTLFADGSDPIGQYVLVNKIPFQVIGVMSEKGATAGGNDQDDVVLVPLTTGSMRIFGQRNIRTITIKVEDASAIDLTQERIQALLNERHKREDTQITNMSSVREAFTDTSNTLKLFLGSVAAISLLVGGIGVMNIMLVSVSERTREIGVRMATGARQRDILVQFLVEALVVSAIGGAIGVIAGLGTGALAKSFGMPVSFTGGPVALAFACAFLTGLLFGYLPARNASRLQPAVALSAD; from the coding sequence ATGGCCGCCCTCATCTCGCTCAAGGATCTCAGCAAGACATTTTTCAACGGCGATCTTGCGGTCGAGGTCTTGCACAATATCTCGCTCGACATAGAGGCCGGCGAATTCGTCGCGATCATCGGCCAGTCCGGCTCGGGCAAATCGACGCTGATGAACATTCTCGGCTGCCTCGATCAGCCGACCTCGGGCGACTACCTGATCGACGGCGAAAACGTCGCCGGTTTTAATGGCAACGAGCTCGCGGCGCTGCGCCGCCGCACCTTCGGCTTCGTCTTCCAGGCCTACAATCTGATCCCGACCGCGAGCGCGCAGGAGAACGTCGAAGTGCCCGCGGTCTATGCCGGCGTGTCCGCACAGGACCGGCATGAGCGCGCGCAGGCGCTTCTCGAATCCCTGAAGCTCGGCGACCGGCTCGATCATCGGCCAAGCCAGCTTTCCGGCGGCCAGCAGCAGCGCGTCTCGATTGCACGCGCCCTGATGAACGGCGGCCGCGTCATCCTTGCCGACGAGCCGACCGGCGCGCTCGACAGCCAGAGCGGCGAGGAGGTGTTGGCGCTCCTGCGCGAAATGAACGAGGACGGCCACACGGTGATCGTGATCACCCACTCGCGGGAGGTCGCCGAACAGGCTGACCGGCTGATCGAGATCCGCGACGGGCGCATCATTGCCGACCGCACGAAGAAGGGCCGCGCCAATCCGGACGCGGCGGTCGGCCTCGCCCAGCGCACGCGCGAGGGTTTCGCCGCGATTGCGGATGTCTCCGAAGCGGTGAAGATGGCGATGCGGGCGCTGCGCGCCAATCTCTTCCGCACGATCCTGACGCTGCTCGGCATCGTCATCGGCGTCGGCTCGGTCGTCGCCATGCTGGCGATCGGCACCGGTGCGCAGGATTTCGTGCTCAGCCGCATTTCCTCGATGGGCTCAGATCTTCTGCTGGTGCGCCCGAGCATGGCCAATTTCCGCGGCAGCGCGGGAGGAAGCAACGTGACGCTGGTGCCCGCCGATGCCGACGCAATTCTCGGAGTGCCGAATGTCGCCTTCGCCGTGCCGGAAATGACCACGACGGTGACGCTCCGGCGCGGCAATATCGACTATCAGACGACGGCCAACGGCACGGCGCCGCAATTCACCGAGGCGAAATCCTGGAGCATCGGCCGCGGCGAGTTCATTAACCGCAACGACATGGAAGGCTATGCGCCCGTCGCCGTTCTCGGCCAGACCGTGGTCAAAACCCTGTTTGCGGACGGCTCCGATCCGATCGGCCAATACGTCCTCGTCAACAAGATCCCCTTCCAGGTGATCGGCGTTATGAGCGAAAAGGGCGCGACCGCCGGCGGCAACGATCAGGACGACGTCGTGCTCGTGCCGCTCACCACAGGCAGCATGCGCATCTTCGGCCAGCGCAATATCCGCACCATCACCATCAAGGTCGAGGACGCCTCGGCGATCGACCTGACGCAGGAGCGGATACAGGCGTTGCTCAACGAACGCCACAAGAGGGAGGATACGCAGATCACCAACATGTCGTCGGTGCGCGAGGCCTTCACCGACACATCGAACACGTTGAAACTCTTCCTCGGCTCGGTCGCGGCGATTTCGCTGCTGGTCGGCGGCATCGGCGTCATGAACATCATGCTGGTGAGTGTCAGCGAGCGAACCCGCGAGATCGGCGTGCGCATGGCGACAGGAGCCCGCCAGCGCGACATCCTCGTTCAGTTCCTCGTGGAGGCGCTGGTCGTCTCTGCGATCGGCGGCGCGATCGGTGTCATTGCGGGCCTCGGAACCGGCGCTCTCGCAAAGTCCTTCGGCATGCCGGTGAGCTTCACTGGCGGGCCGGTGGCCCTCGCCTTTGCCTGCGCATTCCTCACGGGCTTGCTCTTCGGCTACCTGCCCGCCAGAAACGCGTCGCGGCTGCAGCCGGCGGTGGCGCTGAGCGCCGACTAG
- a CDS encoding NAD(P)/FAD-dependent oxidoreductase, translating to MQEKHHVVVVGGGFGGLQLVNDLKGAPVRVTLIDRRNHHLFQPLLYQVATTILATSEIAWPIRNLYRDRPEVTTLLGEVMGVDTAIKTVTLTNGRAIAYDTLVLATGATHAYFGHDEWAPVAPGLKTLEDATTIRRRVLLAFEQAELEEDPAKRDALLTFTVIGAGPTGVELAGIIAEMAHRTLPDEFRRIDTRKARVVLVEAGPRILPAFTEALSAYAHRELEKLGVEVLTGTPVTDCTEAGVAIGDAFLPSCTLVWAAGVQASPAARWLGIEADRAGRALVEKDLTAPGHPETFVIGDTASVKQEDGKPVPGIAPAAKQQGAFVARVIRARLAGRPAPGAFRYRHQGSLATIGKRAAIIDFGRVKLKGGLAWWIWGIAHIYFLIGTRSRFAVAWSWLWTYLSGQHSARLITQKETMRVEG from the coding sequence ATGCAGGAAAAACATCATGTCGTCGTTGTCGGTGGCGGATTTGGCGGGCTGCAGCTCGTCAACGATCTCAAGGGTGCACCGGTCCGGGTGACGCTGATCGACCGGCGCAACCACCATCTTTTCCAGCCGCTGCTCTATCAGGTCGCCACCACGATCCTCGCGACCTCCGAAATCGCCTGGCCGATTCGCAATCTCTATCGCGACCGGCCGGAGGTGACGACGCTGCTTGGCGAAGTCATGGGCGTCGACACGGCCATTAAGACCGTGACGCTGACGAACGGCCGAGCGATTGCTTATGACACGCTGGTGCTGGCGACCGGCGCAACGCATGCCTATTTCGGCCATGACGAATGGGCGCCAGTGGCGCCGGGGCTAAAGACGCTGGAGGATGCGACGACCATTCGCCGCCGCGTGCTGCTCGCCTTCGAGCAGGCGGAGCTGGAAGAAGACCCGGCCAAGCGTGACGCGCTGCTGACGTTCACGGTGATCGGGGCGGGGCCGACCGGGGTCGAGCTTGCCGGCATCATCGCCGAAATGGCGCATCGCACGCTGCCGGACGAGTTCCGCCGGATCGACACACGCAAGGCGCGGGTCGTGCTCGTCGAGGCGGGACCGCGCATCCTTCCCGCCTTCACCGAAGCGCTTTCCGCCTATGCCCACCGCGAGCTGGAAAAGCTTGGCGTCGAAGTGCTGACGGGAACGCCCGTCACCGATTGCACCGAGGCGGGCGTGGCAATCGGCGACGCTTTCTTGCCAAGTTGCACGCTCGTCTGGGCGGCCGGCGTCCAGGCTTCGCCCGCCGCCAGATGGCTCGGCATCGAGGCGGATCGTGCCGGCCGCGCGCTGGTGGAGAAAGACCTGACGGCGCCGGGCCATCCGGAAACCTTCGTCATCGGCGACACCGCCTCGGTCAAACAGGAGGACGGCAAACCGGTCCCCGGCATCGCCCCCGCCGCCAAGCAGCAGGGCGCCTTCGTCGCCCGGGTGATCCGCGCGCGGCTTGCGGGCAGGCCGGCACCGGGAGCATTCCGCTATCGCCACCAGGGAAGCCTTGCGACCATCGGCAAGCGTGCGGCAATCATCGATTTCGGCAGGGTGAAGCTCAAGGGCGGGCTTGCCTGGTGGATCTGGGGCATCGCCCATATCTACTTCCTGATCGGCACCCGCAGCCGTTTCGCGGTCGCCTGGAGCTGGCTTTGGACCTATTTGAGCGGCCAGCACAGCGCCCGCCTGATCACGCAGAAGGAGACGATGCGCGTCGAAGGATAG
- a CDS encoding aminoglycoside phosphotransferase family protein, which translates to MPPLSSTKLDIDTPLVRRLIAAQFPQWAELPVKPVKFGGWDNRTFHLGERMTVRLPSAASYALQVEKEQRWLPQLAPLLPLPIPVPLAMGRPDEDYPWHWSVYQWREGEIATHAPVADLTAFATTLAEFLAALQRIDADGGPPPGVHNFFRGGSLTVYDHETRWALEALEGKIDTDAARAVWEAALAATWTGSPVWFHGDVSSGNLLVENGRLNAVIDFGTSAVGDPACDLSIAWTMFKGGSREAFRASLPLDRASWARGRGWTLWKALIVAGEMPGTDPLEVEKSRRVIGEVLADHASHG; encoded by the coding sequence ATGCCCCCGCTATCCTCCACCAAGCTCGATATCGACACGCCTCTCGTTAGGCGGTTGATTGCCGCGCAGTTTCCGCAATGGGCGGAGCTGCCCGTGAAGCCGGTCAAGTTCGGCGGCTGGGATAACAGGACCTTTCATCTCGGCGAACGGATGACCGTGCGGCTGCCGAGCGCTGCCTCCTATGCGCTACAGGTGGAAAAGGAACAGCGCTGGCTGCCGCAACTCGCGCCACTTCTGCCGCTTCCCATTCCCGTTCCGCTGGCGATGGGCCGCCCGGACGAGGATTATCCCTGGCATTGGTCGGTCTACCAATGGCGCGAAGGCGAGATCGCGACGCATGCGCCTGTCGCCGACCTGACAGCGTTTGCCACGACGCTTGCCGAATTCCTGGCCGCACTGCAGCGGATCGACGCGGATGGCGGGCCGCCGCCGGGCGTGCACAATTTCTTCCGCGGCGGATCGTTGACGGTCTACGACCATGAGACCCGCTGGGCTCTCGAGGCGCTCGAGGGCAAGATCGATACCGATGCGGCGCGTGCCGTGTGGGAGGCGGCGCTTGCCGCGACATGGACCGGCTCCCCCGTCTGGTTCCACGGCGATGTCAGCTCCGGCAACCTTCTGGTCGAAAACGGCCGCCTGAATGCGGTCATCGACTTCGGCACATCGGCTGTCGGCGATCCGGCTTGCGACCTGTCGATCGCCTGGACGATGTTCAAGGGAGGGAGCCGGGAGGCATTTCGCGCATCGCTTCCTCTCGACAGGGCAAGCTGGGCGCGTGGCCGCGGCTGGACTTTGTGGAAGGCGCTGATCGTCGCCGGCGAAATGCCGGGCACCGATCCGCTCGAAGTGGAAAAATCGCGTCGGGTGATCGGGGAGGTGCTTGCCGATCACGCGAGCCACGGCTGA
- a CDS encoding SDR family oxidoreductase — protein MSETLLVTGAAGQLGRLVLDALLASGKTKPADIIATSRDTSKLADYAAKGVITRAADFDDPASLEKAFAGADRILIISTDALDQPGKRLRQHLNAVAAARKAGAKHILYTSMPSPETSVIPFAPDHLETENAIKATGIPYTILRNGWYMENLFMALPHALHTGQWFSSSGQGRLAHLARSDAAAAAAAALQSGSTESRTYTLTGAELRSTEEIATLVAEATGKKLDVVHISDEALAGGLEGAGLPEFLIPIVVSFDSNTRDGHIGMVTAHVTALTGKTPVGLPAFLEANKAALIQ, from the coding sequence ATGTCCGAAACATTGCTCGTGACCGGCGCCGCAGGCCAGCTTGGCAGGCTGGTGCTCGATGCGCTTCTCGCCTCCGGCAAGACCAAGCCGGCCGATATCATCGCCACCAGCCGCGACACCTCAAAGCTCGCCGACTACGCCGCCAAGGGCGTCATCACCCGCGCCGCCGACTTCGACGATCCGGCCTCGCTCGAAAAGGCCTTCGCCGGCGCCGACCGTATCCTCATCATCTCGACCGATGCTCTGGACCAGCCGGGAAAACGCCTGAGGCAGCATCTCAACGCCGTCGCAGCCGCCAGGAAGGCGGGCGCCAAGCACATCCTCTACACCTCGATGCCGAGCCCGGAGACTTCCGTGATCCCCTTCGCTCCCGATCATCTCGAAACGGAGAACGCTATAAAGGCGACCGGCATTCCTTACACGATCCTGAGGAACGGCTGGTACATGGAAAATCTCTTCATGGCGCTACCGCATGCGCTTCACACCGGGCAATGGTTCTCCTCCTCCGGCCAGGGCCGCCTCGCCCACCTCGCCCGCAGCGATGCCGCCGCGGCGGCTGCCGCAGCGCTGCAGTCCGGCTCGACGGAAAGCCGCACCTATACGCTGACCGGTGCTGAACTGCGCTCGACCGAGGAGATCGCTACGCTCGTCGCCGAGGCGACCGGCAAGAAACTCGATGTCGTGCACATCTCCGACGAAGCGCTTGCCGGCGGTCTCGAGGGCGCTGGCCTGCCCGAGTTCCTGATCCCGATCGTCGTCTCCTTCGACAGCAACACCCGCGACGGCCATATCGGCATGGTGACCGCCCACGTAACGGCCTTGACCGGCAAGACCCCCGTCGGTCTCCCCGCCTTCCTCGAGGCGAACAAGGCCGCCCTCATCCAATAA
- a CDS encoding Lrp/AsnC family transcriptional regulator: protein MLDERDRKLLTLLQEDASVAMSDLAERVNLSLSACSRRIQRLEEAGYVARRIVVLDREKMGVPTTVFALIKTAHHSDEWIEKFRRAISDIPEIVEAHRLTGNYDYIVKVVLPRVEHYDVVYKQIVRKVELFDVSASISMEVLKSGTAVPVGYAE, encoded by the coding sequence GTGCTGGATGAGAGAGACCGGAAGCTGCTGACGCTTCTTCAAGAGGATGCGAGCGTGGCGATGAGCGATCTGGCCGAGCGTGTGAACCTGTCGCTTTCGGCCTGTTCACGGCGCATTCAGCGGCTGGAGGAGGCGGGTTACGTCGCGCGGCGCATCGTCGTGCTCGACCGGGAGAAGATGGGGGTGCCGACAACGGTCTTCGCGCTCATCAAGACCGCGCACCACTCTGATGAGTGGATCGAAAAATTCCGCCGCGCGATCAGCGACATTCCGGAGATCGTCGAAGCGCATCGGCTGACCGGCAATTACGACTATATCGTCAAGGTCGTTCTGCCGCGGGTCGAGCATTATGACGTGGTCTATAAGCAGATCGTGCGCAAGGTGGAGCTTTTCGACGTTTCCGCCTCGATCTCGATGGAGGTCTTGAAAAGCGGCACGGCGGTGCCGGTCGGCTACGCGGAGTAA
- a CDS encoding DUF983 domain-containing protein, with amino-acid sequence MSSHQDWPPLSPLQTGLRGRCPRCGQGHLFEGFLKLRRECQVCGLDYSFADPADGPAFFVICFACVPSVLLGVWLEVQYNAPLWVHLLITGPFMLLTCIPPLRPLKGWLVASQFFYKAEEGRVVRRSAAPAPEGPKTIAKS; translated from the coding sequence ATGTCTTCACATCAGGATTGGCCGCCCCTTTCGCCGTTACAGACGGGGTTACGCGGTCGCTGCCCCCGTTGCGGCCAGGGACATCTGTTCGAAGGATTCCTGAAATTGCGACGGGAGTGCCAGGTCTGCGGATTGGATTATTCCTTCGCCGACCCCGCCGATGGTCCCGCCTTCTTCGTCATCTGTTTCGCCTGCGTGCCAAGCGTGCTTCTCGGCGTCTGGCTGGAGGTGCAATACAACGCGCCCCTCTGGGTGCATCTGCTCATCACCGGTCCCTTCATGCTGCTAACCTGTATTCCGCCGCTCAGGCCGCTGAAGGGCTGGCTGGTCGCAAGCCAGTTCTTCTACAAGGCCGAGGAGGGCAGGGTTGTCCGAAGGTCGGCTGCGCCAGCACCGGAGGGGCCGAAAACGATCGCAAAATCTTGA
- a CDS encoding transglutaminase-like cysteine peptidase: MKRFIARTVFLLLIAAPGAAHAGTTMKTAGKAFAPPAFASFCVREPTLCSTGGGKKTVALRPEKISELKQVNSTVNARIKERSDLVTVGRDDDWRVPTAYGDCEDFAILKKRELLKRGWPASALLLTVARYRGEGHTVLTVRTSEGDLVLDNLTNSVRDWSRTPYNYFARQSQSNGKRWELIEGALEI; this comes from the coding sequence ATGAAACGCTTCATCGCGCGGACAGTCTTTTTGTTGCTTATTGCGGCCCCTGGCGCCGCGCATGCGGGTACAACCATGAAGACTGCCGGCAAGGCGTTCGCGCCGCCGGCTTTCGCTTCATTCTGTGTCCGCGAACCAACATTGTGCAGCACGGGCGGTGGCAAGAAGACGGTCGCCCTGCGTCCGGAGAAGATCAGCGAGCTCAAGCAGGTCAACAGCACCGTTAATGCGCGCATCAAGGAGCGCAGCGACCTGGTTACCGTCGGCAGAGACGACGACTGGCGCGTACCGACGGCCTATGGAGACTGCGAGGATTTCGCGATTCTCAAAAAGCGCGAGCTCCTGAAGCGCGGCTGGCCGGCTTCCGCACTGTTGCTGACGGTTGCCCGCTATCGTGGGGAGGGCCACACCGTGCTCACTGTCCGCACCAGTGAAGGCGACCTCGTGCTGGACAATCTGACCAATTCCGTCAGGGACTGGTCCCGCACGCCCTATAACTATTTCGCACGCCAGTCGCAGTCGAACGGCAAGCGCTGGGAACTGATCGAGGGCGCGCTGGAAATCTGA
- a CDS encoding 2-hydroxychromene-2-carboxylate isomerase has translation MMPPIDFWFSIGTAYTYFAVMRLPEIAAEAEVEFRWRPFDIRAIMIEMNDVPFASQPVKAAYMWRDLERRAAKVGLPLRLPIPYPLAEFEQANRVAVIAAREGWCQPYAIATYRRWFVDREPAGSEPNLSASIREAGQEPARVLELANSEGGIQALDAATREAKELGIFGSPSFVIDGELFWGYDRLQDAIDWQRNLDHATPG, from the coding sequence ATGATGCCGCCGATCGACTTTTGGTTCTCGATAGGAACCGCCTACACGTATTTTGCCGTCATGCGGCTGCCCGAGATTGCCGCAGAAGCCGAGGTGGAATTTCGCTGGCGTCCCTTCGACATACGCGCAATCATGATCGAGATGAACGATGTCCCATTCGCCAGCCAGCCGGTGAAGGCCGCCTATATGTGGCGCGACCTCGAGCGGCGCGCCGCGAAGGTCGGCTTGCCGCTGAGATTGCCGATCCCTTACCCCCTTGCCGAGTTCGAACAGGCAAACCGCGTCGCGGTGATCGCCGCCAGGGAAGGCTGGTGCCAGCCCTATGCTATAGCCACCTACCGCCGCTGGTTCGTCGACCGGGAACCTGCCGGCAGCGAGCCGAATCTCTCGGCCAGTATCCGGGAAGCGGGGCAGGAGCCCGCCCGTGTCCTGGAACTGGCGAACTCCGAAGGTGGCATTCAGGCCCTTGATGCTGCAACCCGCGAAGCGAAGGAACTCGGCATCTTCGGCTCACCGTCCTTCGTCATCGATGGAGAGCTGTTCTGGGGGTATGATCGCCTGCAGGACGCGATCGACTGGCAGCGCAACCTCGATCACGCGACCCCAGGTTGA
- a CDS encoding efflux RND transporter periplasmic adaptor subunit: protein MGKTAQTREDVTARSLAPPNVTVIPAPAPPRKRRRSRLWVAAPVILAVLGGGYYAWSQYGSQPAATMITEVVTRADIESSVTAVGTLHAIKSVDAGAQVSGQLKSLHVQIGEKVEQNQLVAEIDPATIENRIEIDQAELANLEAQLVSKKAQLVLKQANIERQRNLVASNSVSQSTLEQAVADHVAASADVHAIEAQIRKQQAALAGDKVDLGYTKIYAPMAGTIVANPAKEGQTLNANQTAPTIVTIADLSTMTVKAQVSEADVGKLKIGMDAYFSLLGQPGRRFTGKLRQIEPMPDTANNVVLYYALFDVPNPTGELMMSMSAQVFFVQAAAKNVLVVPSAAIKTSGERAPGTPAKTEVTVVTPSGATETREVEVGIRNRVSAEIVNGLEEGERVVVDTASASTGNSVRNTRSLRGLRMPRMF, encoded by the coding sequence ATGGGAAAAACGGCCCAGACGAGGGAAGACGTGACGGCGCGCAGTTTGGCGCCGCCCAATGTGACCGTCATTCCTGCGCCGGCGCCGCCTCGAAAGAGGCGCCGCTCGCGCCTTTGGGTCGCCGCCCCCGTCATCCTCGCCGTCCTCGGCGGAGGCTATTACGCCTGGAGCCAATACGGCTCGCAGCCGGCCGCGACGATGATCACGGAGGTCGTCACGCGCGCCGATATCGAAAGCAGCGTGACTGCCGTCGGCACTCTCCACGCGATCAAATCCGTCGACGCCGGCGCTCAGGTGTCTGGTCAGTTAAAGTCGCTGCATGTCCAGATCGGCGAGAAGGTCGAGCAGAATCAGCTTGTCGCCGAGATCGATCCGGCCACCATCGAGAACAGGATCGAGATCGACCAGGCCGAACTCGCCAATCTCGAGGCGCAGCTCGTGTCGAAAAAGGCGCAGCTCGTTCTGAAACAGGCGAATATCGAGCGTCAGCGCAATCTGGTCGCCAGCAACAGCGTCTCGCAATCGACGCTTGAGCAGGCCGTGGCCGACCATGTGGCGGCGAGCGCCGACGTGCACGCGATCGAGGCGCAGATCCGCAAGCAGCAGGCGGCGCTTGCCGGCGACAAGGTCGATCTCGGCTACACCAAGATCTATGCGCCGATGGCCGGCACGATCGTCGCCAACCCTGCCAAGGAAGGCCAGACGCTCAACGCCAATCAGACCGCGCCGACGATCGTCACCATTGCCGATCTTTCGACGATGACGGTCAAGGCCCAGGTCTCCGAGGCCGATGTCGGCAAGCTGAAGATCGGCATGGACGCCTATTTCTCCCTCCTCGGTCAGCCGGGCAGACGCTTCACCGGCAAGTTGCGCCAGATCGAGCCGATGCCGGACACGGCAAACAACGTCGTCCTCTATTACGCCCTCTTCGATGTTCCGAACCCGACCGGCGAACTGATGATGTCGATGAGCGCGCAGGTCTTCTTCGTTCAAGCCGCCGCCAAGAACGTGCTCGTCGTCCCGAGCGCAGCGATCAAAACCAGTGGCGAGCGCGCGCCGGGCACACCGGCGAAAACGGAAGTGACGGTCGTGACGCCTTCGGGCGCGACGGAAACCCGTGAGGTCGAGGTCGGTATCCGCAACCGCGTCAGCGCCGAAATCGTCAACGGCCTCGAGGAAGGCGAGCGCGTCGTCGTCGATACGGCCTCGGCTTCCACCGGCAACAGCGTGCGAAACACCCGCTCACTCCGCGGCCTGCGCATGCCGCGGATGTTCTGA
- a CDS encoding aspartate/glutamate racemase family protein, whose translation MEMRKIGLIGGMSFESSAVYYRMVNEAVRERLGALHSAEVLLHSVDFQKIVDLQKAGRWDEAARRLSDVARGLKAGGADCVLICTNTMHLIADAVAASVDVPLINIIDETALRLKAAGRRQPLLLATRYTMEHGFYAERMKTHGIDLMVPDADGRTLTHNVIFDELCAGKVLDRSREALIALIEKAKAEGADAVILGCTEICLILDPTNLPLPGFDSTAIHAKAAVEFALGGGTVSRAA comes from the coding sequence ATGGAAATGCGCAAGATCGGCCTTATCGGCGGCATGAGCTTCGAAAGCTCGGCGGTCTATTATCGGATGGTCAATGAAGCCGTGCGCGAGCGCCTGGGGGCGCTGCATTCGGCGGAAGTGCTGCTGCATTCCGTCGATTTCCAGAAGATCGTCGACCTGCAGAAGGCCGGCCGCTGGGATGAAGCGGCCCGGCGCCTTTCCGATGTCGCCCGCGGGCTCAAGGCCGGCGGAGCTGATTGCGTGCTGATCTGCACCAACACCATGCACCTGATCGCCGATGCGGTCGCGGCTTCGGTCGACGTGCCGCTGATCAACATCATCGACGAGACGGCTCTCCGCCTCAAGGCCGCCGGCCGCCGGCAGCCGCTGCTGCTCGCCACCCGCTATACGATGGAACATGGCTTCTATGCCGAGCGAATGAAGACGCACGGCATCGACCTGATGGTGCCGGACGCCGACGGCCGCACGCTGACCCACAACGTCATCTTCGACGAGCTCTGCGCCGGCAAGGTCTTGGATCGCTCGCGCGAGGCGCTGATCGCGCTGATCGAAAAGGCGAAGGCCGAGGGCGCGGACGCTGTCATTCTGGGCTGCACGGAAATCTGCCTGATCCTCGACCCGACGAATCTACCACTGCCGGGCTTCGATTCCACCGCCATCCACGCCAAGGCCGCGGTCGAGTTCGCGCTTGGCGGCGGGACGGTCAGTCGCGCGGCTTGA
- a CDS encoding winged helix-turn-helix transcriptional regulator → MNKATGAVKGKRVAIVCGVPMDMGNCPVRDVMDNIGGKWNSLMILSLADGPLRFSQLRRLIPDISQRMLTQTLRDLQRDGYLNRTVYPTQPPSVEYSLTDLGRSFLTLLKLFVDWSLENHEAIQKARAEYDEVP, encoded by the coding sequence ATGAACAAGGCGACGGGCGCTGTGAAAGGCAAGCGGGTGGCAATCGTCTGCGGCGTGCCGATGGACATGGGCAATTGTCCGGTGCGCGACGTGATGGACAATATCGGCGGCAAGTGGAATTCGCTGATGATCCTGTCGCTTGCCGACGGGCCCTTGCGCTTCTCGCAGTTGCGCCGGCTGATCCCCGACATTTCCCAGCGCATGCTGACGCAGACGCTGCGCGACCTGCAGCGCGACGGCTATCTGAACCGCACCGTCTATCCGACGCAGCCGCCGAGCGTCGAATACAGCCTCACCGATCTCGGCCGGTCGTTCCTCACCCTGCTCAAGCTCTTCGTCGACTGGTCGCTCGAAAACCACGAGGCGATTCAGAAAGCGCGGGCGGAGTATGACGAGGTGCCATAG
- a CDS encoding thermonuclease family protein, with product MAKGSTKRRKRSTSRKASRGGMAPWYLAAAVIVGGIVAYDHRGQIHHLPGAPEVMALLSPAEKEKKVRAVSVPVRPREHTGSIARKPALAPPAPIERPMDQPAEQPAARLADSSTFYFCGIRHDNCVIDGDTFLFNGERILIADIDAPETKRAKCDEERSRGSYAKTRLRELLNAGKFTLVASKDRAGDDEAGKPRLVVRDGRSLGDVLVAEGLVRKRIGRPFSWCGRSTTAPRVY from the coding sequence ATGGCCAAAGGCAGCACAAAGAGACGAAAGCGCAGCACGAGCCGGAAGGCTAGTCGGGGCGGCATGGCCCCGTGGTATCTGGCCGCCGCCGTCATTGTCGGCGGTATTGTCGCCTATGATCACCGGGGGCAAATCCACCATCTGCCCGGCGCGCCGGAAGTGATGGCGCTGCTTTCTCCGGCAGAGAAAGAGAAGAAGGTAAGAGCCGTGAGTGTGCCCGTCCGTCCGAGGGAACATACGGGCTCAATCGCGAGAAAGCCCGCCTTGGCTCCACCGGCACCCATCGAACGGCCGATGGACCAGCCGGCGGAGCAACCGGCCGCGCGGCTCGCCGACAGCAGCACCTTTTATTTCTGCGGCATTCGTCACGACAATTGCGTGATCGACGGCGACACTTTCCTCTTCAACGGCGAAAGAATCCTCATCGCCGATATCGACGCGCCCGAAACCAAGCGGGCGAAATGCGACGAGGAGCGCTCGCGCGGCTCCTACGCCAAGACCCGGCTTCGGGAACTGCTGAACGCCGGCAAGTTCACCCTCGTTGCATCAAAGGACAGAGCGGGTGACGACGAAGCCGGCAAACCGCGCCTCGTCGTGAGAGACGGACGATCGCTCGGCGATGTCCTCGTCGCAGAGGGTCTCGTGAGAAAACGGATCGGCCGGCCCTTCTCGTGGTGCGGTCGGTCCACTACGGCGCCACGCGTCTATTGA